AGTCTTTCACCGGTAGGTTTTTCATCCATGATTACAAGATCCGGTACTTCTGAATTTATTGAACCTTATTCACAGGACGGAACAGTATATGCTGTATTCGATTCAAAAGCAAGAAAGAATCAGGAGGCAGAACCTTTCATTTGTGGTACTGCTGAAAATCTGGCAACGAAGTCCCTATCTAGTAAAAATGGTGCACAAAATAAAAAAGCCGCAGGTTTCAATACTTTCAGGCTGGCTATGTCATGTACCGGGGAATATGCCCAGTATCATTTAACAGCAGCCGGAACACCGGCAAATGCTACGGAAGCGCAGAAAAAAGCAGTAGTACTGGCAGCTATGAATACGACATTAACCCGTCTTAATCAGTTATTTGAAAAAGATCTGTCATTACATTTTAATTTAATTGCCAATAATGATGTGCTTATTTTTTTAGAACCTACTGCAGATCCTTATACCAATGGAGGACCTGGTGAAGCTCAAACCCAGATTTCAGCGCGTATTGCAGCTCAGGACTACGATATGGGTCATTTGCTGGATAAAAAGAATGGTAACGGCCAGGCAGGAGATATCGGAGTAATCTGTGATGATAATGCTAAAGCAGGTGGATGGACAGCTCATAATTTTCCTGAAGGAGATAAATTCGATATAGACTATGTTGCTCATGAAATGGGTCATCAGATGGGGGCGAACCATACATTTACGCTTTATAATGCAAGCTATACGGATGCTTCTTTAGTAGAGCCGGGAAGTGGATCTACGATTATGGCTTATACAGGTATTATGGGTGGTAATAGTGATGTGCAGTTTAACTCATTCGATTATTTTCATGCTTTTAATCTTAAAGAGATCAAAGATGTGATCAATGGCGTGGCATGCGGTGTTAATGTGCCGTTTGCTAACCCTGCACCAGCAGTAAATGCCGGAGCTGATTATACAATTCCTAAATCTACACCTTTCGCATTGAAAGCAACCACAACAGATGCCAATAGTGCTGGTTATACTTATACGTGGGAGCAGATGGATTCCGGTTCGGCACAAACAGGAACGGTGAACTCTCTTACCTATGCTGCCAAACCTTCCGGTCCTACTTTCCGGTCCTTACCTCCGGTAAGTACACCTGTAAGATACTTCCCTGATTTTAATAAAGTATTGGCAGGAGTATATGCGACCCGTTGGGAGTCTTTATCCAGTGTGGCAAGGACACTTAATTTTACAGTTACGGCAAGAAATAATCATCCTACTGCTCCGCAAACGAGCAAAGATGAAACGGTAATAACGGTTGATGCTGCATCGGGACCTTTCAAAATTACAGCTCCGACATTTGGACAGTCGTTAAGTTCCGGAAATTCAGCAACTATAACCTGGGATGTTGCTAATACCACTCAGGCTCCGATTAATACAGCAAATGTTACGATTAAATTATCTACCGACGGAGGGCAAACATTTACCGTGCTGGCAGCAAATACACCTAATGACGGTAGCGAACAGATTACAATTCCTGCCGGATCAACTTCGGCAAACGCATACATTCTGATTGAAGCTATAGGAAATGTTTATTATGCGGTAAGTCCAAGTTTTGTTATTGATTATAATGTGACCGGAGAAACATGTGCAACGTATACTTATAATGGACCAGCTGTTGGCATTACGGATGGACCTGGAGGGAACAAGATTTCTTCACCTAAAGTTATTGTTCCTTTAATGGTAAATAATACCGGAGTCATTACTAAAATTAAAGTAACACCAACTATAGCACACCCTTATGTAAGTGATTTGGCTGTTGGTATAGAAAGTCCGCAAGGATCTTCTGCTCTCATATGGAATAGAAAATGTGGAAATGCGGCATATTCAGGTATTACAGCTTCGTTCACAGATACAGGTAATGCAGTAGCTTGTGCTTCTCCGATTCAGGGAGAAACGAAATCTGATGAATCATTAGGAATCTTTAAAGGGCATAAGGCTCAGGGAGAATGGAAGTTGTTTGCATCGGACAATTATGCAGGTGATGTGGGAACAATTAATTCTTGGTCGCTTGAAGTTTGTACCCGCGAAACACAAAATTTAGGGACAAAGGATGCTTCCGCTGTATCAGGAAATGATATCAAAATTTACCCTAATCCGAGTAATGGGAATTTCTTTGTTAAATCTAGGAATTTATCAGGAGAAATAAAAGTTACTCTATTTGATTCAAGTGGCAGGCTGATCACTTCGGATTCCTACCAAGGTAATGGAGATTTTACAAAAGAATTTAACATGAACATTCCAAAAGGAGTTTATATTATTAATATTAATTCTTCCAAAGGAATGTATAGTCAAAAACTGATCATCAAATAAGTTTTTTAATATTATTGTAAAAGGAAAGCGGCTATTAAATAATGGCCGCTTTCTTTTTTATCTTAAAATTGATGTCGTTTAATACGCTATCTCCATTTTGACTTTTTTTCCTTTAAGCTTTTCATTGGATAATTTCTTTAACAATGAACTCACTTTCTTCCTGGAAACGGCAACATATGATGTTGTGTCTTTCACTTCAATCAGCCCGATATCCTCCTTTTGTAATTCCCCTTTTTTAATGAGATAACCCACAATATCTACTTTATTAACTTTGTCTTTCTTACCTGCACTGATATAAATTGTTTGAAAAGGTGTCTTTTCAGGAACTTTATCATATCCTGAAACACTTTCTTCAGGCGTATTATTTTTGATAAAAGGAAAATTTTCTTCC
The sequence above is drawn from the Chryseobacterium daecheongense genome and encodes:
- a CDS encoding M12 family metallo-peptidase — translated: MKFYLLIALAMVPFMGSSQWKRTELRSQSVKKVQEKLEFSGLYTLDINALKQTLKNTSSKTSEGKGVVISIPDINGKTERFQVWEYSNMAPELQEKYPDIKSYMGRGIEDPSAYLRFSLSPVGFSSMITRSGTSEFIEPYSQDGTVYAVFDSKARKNQEAEPFICGTAENLATKSLSSKNGAQNKKAAGFNTFRLAMSCTGEYAQYHLTAAGTPANATEAQKKAVVLAAMNTTLTRLNQLFEKDLSLHFNLIANNDVLIFLEPTADPYTNGGPGEAQTQISARIAAQDYDMGHLLDKKNGNGQAGDIGVICDDNAKAGGWTAHNFPEGDKFDIDYVAHEMGHQMGANHTFTLYNASYTDASLVEPGSGSTIMAYTGIMGGNSDVQFNSFDYFHAFNLKEIKDVINGVACGVNVPFANPAPAVNAGADYTIPKSTPFALKATTTDANSAGYTYTWEQMDSGSAQTGTVNSLTYAAKPSGPTFRSLPPVSTPVRYFPDFNKVLAGVYATRWESLSSVARTLNFTVTARNNHPTAPQTSKDETVITVDAASGPFKITAPTFGQSLSSGNSATITWDVANTTQAPINTANVTIKLSTDGGQTFTVLAANTPNDGSEQITIPAGSTSANAYILIEAIGNVYYAVSPSFVIDYNVTGETCATYTYNGPAVGITDGPGGNKISSPKVIVPLMVNNTGVITKIKVTPTIAHPYVSDLAVGIESPQGSSALIWNRKCGNAAYSGITASFTDTGNAVACASPIQGETKSDESLGIFKGHKAQGEWKLFASDNYAGDVGTINSWSLEVCTRETQNLGTKDASAVSGNDIKIYPNPSNGNFFVKSRNLSGEIKVTLFDSSGRLITSDSYQGNGDFTKEFNMNIPKGVYIININSSKGMYSQKLIIK